A region from the Canis lupus dingo isolate Sandy chromosome 9, ASM325472v2, whole genome shotgun sequence genome encodes:
- the TMEM94 gene encoding transmembrane protein 94 isoform X4 — translation MLFKQTELWMPLQGKCTKRERAQAWGAAGRGRGRSREPDMGLDPRTPGSQPDLKGEPPLALGLSTQKALSILKEQLEAVLEGHLKERKKCLTWKELWRSSFLHHSNRCSCFHWPGASLMLLAVLLLLGCHGSQPAGSHGVELVNASALFLLLLLNLLLIGRQDRLKRKEVERRLRGIIDQIQDALRDGKEIKWPDAMYPDLHMPFAPSWSLHWAYRDGHLVNLPVSLLVEGDIIALRPGQESFASLRGIKDDEHIVLEPGDLFPPFSPPPSPRGEVKKGPQNPQQHRLFRVLETPVIDNIRWCLDMALSRPVTALDNERFTVQSVMLHYAVPVVLAGFLITNALRFMLNAPGVTSWQYTLLQLQVNGVLPILPLLFPVLWVLATACGEARVLAQMSKASPSSLLAKFSEDTLSSYTEAVSSQEMLRCIWGHFLRVIQGTSPTLSHSSSLLHSLGSVTVLCCVDKQGILSWPNPSPETVLFFSGKVEPPHSSHEDLTDDLSTRSFCHPEPHERDALLAGSLNTTLHLSNEQERGDWPGDGPKPPEFYSHHKAHGRNKHPSGSNVSFSRDTEGGEEEPGKPGLEGEPYEAEDFVCDYHLEMLSLSQDQQNPSCIQFDDSNWQLHLTSLKPLGLNVLLNLCNASVTERLCRFSDHLCNIALQESHSAVLPVHVPWGLCELARLIGFTPGAKELFKQENHLALYRLPSAEMVKETSLGRLSCVTKRRPPLSHMISLFIKDTTTSTEQMLSHGTADVVLEACTDFWDGADIYPLSGSDRKKVLDFYQRACLSGYCSAFAYKPMSCALSSQLNGKCIELVQAPGQSSIFTMCELPSTIPLKLSTRRNSWSSDEGIGEVLEKEDCMQALSGQIFMGMVSSQYQARLDIVRLIDGLVNACIRFVYFSLEDELKSKVFAEKMGLETGWNCHISLTPNGDMPGSEIPPSSPSHAGSLHDDLNQGNGTVSRDDAEGLLLMEEEGHSDLISFQPTDSDLPSFLEDCNRAKLPRGIHQVRPHLQNIDNVPLLVPLFTDCTPETMCEMIKIMQEYGEVTCCLGSSANLRNSCLFLQSDISIALDPLYPSRCSWETFGYATSTSMAQASDGLSPLQLSGQLNSLPCSLTFRQEETISIIRLIEQARHATYGIRKCFLFLLQCQLTLVVIQFLSCLVQLPPLLSTTDILWLSCFCYPLLSISLLGKPPHSSIMSMATGKNLQSIPKKTQHYFLLCFLLKFSLTISSCLICFGFTLQSFCDSSRARNLTNCSSIMLPSHADTAPAWFDDFANGLLTAQKLTAALIVLHTVFISITHVHRTKPLWRKSPLTNLWWAMTVPVVLLGQVVQTAVDLQLWTHRDSQVHFGLEDVPLLTWLLGCLSLVLVVVTNEIVKLHEIRVRVRYQKRQKLQFETKLGMNSPF, via the exons GGCGAGCCACCCTTGGCCTTGGGCCTGTCTACCCAGAAGGCCCTCAGCATCCTGAAGGAGCAGCTGGAGGCGGTGCTGGAGGGACACCTGAAGGAGCGGAAGAAATGTCTCACATGGAAG GAGCTGTGGAGAAGCAGCTTCCTGCACCACAGTAACCGCTGCTCCTGCTTCCACTGGCCTGGAGCCTCACTCATGCTGCtggctgtgctgctgctgcttggcTGTCATGGGAGCCAGCCAGCAGGCAG CCATGGGGTGGAGCTGGTGAATGCCTCAGCACTGTTCCTCTTGCTGCTTCTCAACCTCCTCCTCATTGGGCGGCAAGATCGGCTGAAGCGTAAGGAGGTAGAGCGGAGGCTCCGAGGGATCATTGACCAAATCCAAG ATGCACTCAGGGATGGCAAGGAGATCAAGTGGCCCGACGCCATGTACCCAGACCTCCACATGCCCTTTGCGCCATCCTGGTCTCTGCACTGGGCCTACAGAGATGGACATCTGGTCAACCTGCCAGTTAGCCTGTTAGTAGAAGGAGACATCATAGCCCTGAGGCCTGGCCAGGAATCATTTGCCTCTCTGAGGGGGATCAAG GATGATGAACACATCGTCTTAGAGCCAGGAGAcctgtttcctcctttttctccacccccttccccccgGGGAGAAGTAAAGAAAGGGCCACAGAACCCCCAGCAGCACCGGTTGTTCCGCGTCCTCGAGACCCCAGTGATTGACAATATCAG ATGGTGCCTGGACATGGCCCTGTCCCGCCCAGTCACTGCCCTGGACAACGAGAGGTTCACGGTGCAGTCGGTGATGTTGCACTACGCCGTGCCTGTGGTCCTG GCTGGCTTCCTTATCACCAATGCCCTGCGCTTCATGCTGAATGCCCCTGGCGTCACATCCTGGCAGTACACCCTCCTCCAGCTACAG GTGAATGGCGTCCTGCCCATCCTTCCCCTGCTCTTTCCAGTCCTCTGGGTTCTGGCAACCGCCTGTGGAGAAGCTCGAGTCCTGGCCCAGATGAGCAAGGCCTCTCCCAGCTCCCTG CTGGCCAAGTTCTCAGAGGATACTCTCAGCAGCTATACAGAAGCCGTCTCCTCTCAG GAAATGCTACGATGCATTTGGGGCCACTTCCTGCGGGTGATCCAAGGGACATCACCGACTCTGAGCCATAGCTCCAGCCTGCTGCACAGCTTGGGCTCCGTCACG GTCCTGTGCTGTGTGGACAAACAGGGGATCCTGTCATGGCCCAACCCCAGCCCAGAGACTGTGCTGTTCTTTAGTGGGAAAGTGGAGCCCCCACACAGCAGCCATGAGGACCTAACAGATGACCTGTCCACCCGCTCCTTCTGCCATCCCGAG CCCCACGAGCGAGATGCCCTCCTGGCCGGTTCCCTGAACACTACCCTGCACCTTTCCAATGAGCAGGAACGTGGCGACTGGCCTGGTGACGGTCCCAAGCCCCCTGAATTCTACTCTCACCACAAAGCACATGGCCGCAACAAACACCCATCTGGCTCCAATGTGAGCTTCAGCAGGGACACGGAGGGCGGTGAAGAAGAGCCTGGCAAG CCTGGGCTGGAGGGCGAGCCCTATGAAGCAGAAGACTTTGTGTGTGACTACCACTTGGAGATGCTGAGCCTGTCACAGGACCAGCAGAACCCCTCCTGCATCCAGTTCGATGACTCCAACTGGCAGCTCCACCTCACCTCCCTGAAGCCCCTGGGTCTCAACGTGCTGCTGAACCTGTGTAACGCCAGCGTCACTGAGCGTCTGTGCCGGTTCTCGGACCATCTGTGCAACATCGCCCTACAGGAGAGCCACAGCGCCGTCCTGCCTGTGCATGTGCCCTGGGGCCTCTGCGAGCTCGCCCGACTCATAG GCTTCACCCCCGGGGCCAAGGAGCTCTTCAAGCAGGAGAACCACCTTGCACTCTACCGCCTCCCCAGTGCTGAGATGGTGAAGGAGACCTCACTGGGGAGGCTCTCCTGTGTCACCAAGCGGCGTCCCCCCCTCAGCCATATGATTAGTCTCTTCATCAAGGACACCACCACGA gcacagAACAGATGCTGTCTCATGGCACAGCCGACGTGGTCTTAGAGGCCTGTACAGACTTCTGGGATGGGGCGGACATCTATCCGCTTTCCGGTTCTGACAG AAAGAAAGTGCTGGATTTTTACCAGCGAGCCTGCCTGTCTGGTTACTGCTCTGCCTTCGCCTATAAGCCCATGAGCTGTGCCCTGTCCTCTCAGCTCAATGGCAAGTGCATCGAGCTGGTGCAGGCGCCTGGCCAGAGCAGCATCTTCACCATGTGTGAGCTGCCCAGCACCATCCCCCTCAAGCTGAGCACGCGCCGCAACAGCTGGAGCTCTGACG AAGGGATCGGGGAGGTGCTGGAGAAGGAAGACTGCATGCAGGCCCTGAGTGGCCAGATCTTCATGGGCATGGTGTCCTCTCAGTACCAGGCCCGGCTGGACATTGTGCGCCTCATCGACGGGCTGGTCAATGCCTGCATCCGCTTTGTCTACTTCTCTTTGGAGGACGAGCTCAAAAGCAAG GTGTTTGCAGAAAAGATGGGCCTGGAGACAGGCTGGAACTGTCACATCTCCCTCACGCCCAATGGTGACATGCCTGGCTCTGAGATCCCCCCTTCCAGCCCTAGCCATgccggctccctgcatgatgaCCTGAATCAGGGTAATGGCACAG TGTCCCGAGATGATGCGGAAGGACTCCTCTTAATGGAGGAGGAGGGTCACTCAGACCTCATTAGCTTCCAGCCTACGGACAGCGACCTCCCCAGCTTCCTGGAGGACTGCAACCGG GCCAAGCTGCCACGCGGCATCCACCAGGTGCGCCCCCACCTGCAGAACATTGACAACGTGCCCCTGCTAGTACCCCTGTTCACCGACTGTACCCCTGAGA CCATGTGTGAGATGATCAAGATCATGCAGGAATATGGGGAGGTGACCTGCTGCCTGGGCAGCTCTGCCAACCTGAGGAACAGTTGCCTTTTCCTCCAGAGTGACATCAG CATTGCCCTGGATCCTCTGTACCCATCCCGCTGCTCCTGGGAGACCTTTGGCTACGCCACCAGCACCAGCATGGCCCAGGCCTCGGATGGCCTTTCTCCCCTCCAGCTCTCAGGGCAGCTCAACAGCCTGCCCTGCTCCCTGACCTTTCGCCAGGAGGAGACCATAAGCATCATCCGGCTCATTGAGCAG GCTCGGCACGCCACCTACGGCATTCGCAAGtgcttcctcttcctgctgcAGTGCCAGCTGACTCTCGTGGTCATCCAG TTCCTCTCTTGCCTGGTTCAGCTGCCACCGCTGCTGAGCACCACCGACATCCTGTGGCTGTCCTGCTTTTGCTACCCTCTGCTCAG CATCTCTCTGTTGGGGAAGCCGCCCCACAGTTCCATCATGTCTATGGCCACAGGAAAGAACCTTCAGTCCATTCCTAAGAAG ACCCAGCACtacttcctcctctgcttcttgCTCAAATTCAGCCTCACCATCAGCTCGTGCCTCATCTGCTTTGGCTTCACGCTGCAGAGCTTCTGTGACAGCTCCCGAGCCCGCAACCTCACCAACTGCTCCTCCATCATGCTGCCCAG CCATGCTGACACAGCTCCGGCCTGGTTTGATGATTTTGCCAATGGGCTGCTGACGGCTCAGAAGCTCACGGCCGCCCTGATCGTCCTGCACACAG TCTTCATTTCTATCACCCATGTGCATCGCACCAAGCCCCTGTGGAGAAAGAGCCCCTTGACAAACCTCTGGTGGGCCATGACGGTGCCTGTGGT cctcctgggGCAGGTGGTCCAGACAGCAGTGGACTTGCAGCTGTGGACGCACAGGGACAGCCAAGTCCACTTTGGCCTGGAGGACGTGCCTCTGCTGACGTGGCTCCTGGGCTGCCTCTCCTTGGTCCTTGTGGTGGTCACCAATGAGATCGTGAAGCTGCATGAGATTCG GGTCCGGGTTCGCTACCAGAAGCGGCAGAAACTGCAGTTTGAAACCAAGCTGGGCATGAACTCCCCCTTCTGA
- the TMEM94 gene encoding transmembrane protein 94 isoform X8 codes for MLFKQTELWMPLQGKCTKRERAQAWGAAGRGRGRSREPDMGLDPRTPGSQPDLKGEPPLALGLSTQKALSILKEQLEAVLEGHLKERKKCLTWKELWRSSFLHHSNRCSCFHWPGASLMLLAVLLLLGCHGSQPAGSHGVELVNASALFLLLLLNLLLIGRQDRLKRKEVERRLRGIIDQIQDALRDGKEIKWPDAMYPDLHMPFAPSWSLHWAYRDGHLVNLPVSLLVEGDIIALRPGQESFASLRGIKDDEHIVLEPGDLFPPFSPPPSPRGEVKKGPQNPQQHRLFRVLETPVIDNIRWCLDMALSRPVTALDNERFTVQSVMLHYAVPVVLAGFLITNALRFMLNAPGVTSWQYTLLQLQVNGVLPILPLLFPVLWVLATACGEARVLAQMSKASPSSLLAKFSEDTLSSYTEAVSSQEMLRCIWGHFLRVIQGTSPTLSHSSSLLHSLGSVTVLCCVDKQGILSWPNPSPETVLFFSGKVEPPHSSHEDLTDDLSTRSFCHPEERGDWPGDGPKPPEFYSHHKAHGRNKHPSGSNVSFSRDTEGGEEEPGKPGLEGEPYEAEDFVCDYHLEMLSLSQDQQNPSCIQFDDSNWQLHLTSLKPLGLNVLLNLCNASVTERLCRFSDHLCNIALQESHSAVLPVHVPWGLCELARLIGFTPGAKELFKQENHLALYRLPSAEMVKETSLGRLSCVTKRRPPLSHMISLFIKDTTTSTEQMLSHGTADVVLEACTDFWDGADIYPLSGSDRKKVLDFYQRACLSGYCSAFAYKPMSCALSSQLNGKCIELVQAPGQSSIFTMCELPSTIPLKLSTRRNSWSSDEGIGEVLEKEDCMQALSGQIFMGMVSSQYQARLDIVRLIDGLVNACIRFVYFSLEDELKSKVFAEKMGLETGWNCHISLTPNGDMPGSEIPPSSPSHAGSLHDDLNQGNGTVSRDDAEGLLLMEEEGHSDLISFQPTDSDLPSFLEDCNRAKLPRGIHQVRPHLQNIDNVPLLVPLFTDCTPETMCEMIKIMQEYGEVTCCLGSSANLRNSCLFLQSDISIALDPLYPSRCSWETFGYATSTSMAQASDGLSPLQLSGQLNSLPCSLTFRQEETISIIRLIEQARHATYGIRKCFLFLLQCQLTLVVIQFLSCLVQLPPLLSTTDILWLSCFCYPLLSISLLGKPPHSSIMSMATGKNLQSIPKKTQHYFLLCFLLKFSLTISSCLICFGFTLQSFCDSSRARNLTNCSSIMLPSHADTAPAWFDDFANGLLTAQKLTAALIVLHTVFISITHVHRTKPLWRKSPLTNLWWAMTVPVVLLGQVVQTAVDLQLWTHRDSQVHFGLEDVPLLTWLLGCLSLVLVVVTNEIVKLHEIRVRVRYQKRQKLQFETKLGMNSPF; via the exons GGCGAGCCACCCTTGGCCTTGGGCCTGTCTACCCAGAAGGCCCTCAGCATCCTGAAGGAGCAGCTGGAGGCGGTGCTGGAGGGACACCTGAAGGAGCGGAAGAAATGTCTCACATGGAAG GAGCTGTGGAGAAGCAGCTTCCTGCACCACAGTAACCGCTGCTCCTGCTTCCACTGGCCTGGAGCCTCACTCATGCTGCtggctgtgctgctgctgcttggcTGTCATGGGAGCCAGCCAGCAGGCAG CCATGGGGTGGAGCTGGTGAATGCCTCAGCACTGTTCCTCTTGCTGCTTCTCAACCTCCTCCTCATTGGGCGGCAAGATCGGCTGAAGCGTAAGGAGGTAGAGCGGAGGCTCCGAGGGATCATTGACCAAATCCAAG ATGCACTCAGGGATGGCAAGGAGATCAAGTGGCCCGACGCCATGTACCCAGACCTCCACATGCCCTTTGCGCCATCCTGGTCTCTGCACTGGGCCTACAGAGATGGACATCTGGTCAACCTGCCAGTTAGCCTGTTAGTAGAAGGAGACATCATAGCCCTGAGGCCTGGCCAGGAATCATTTGCCTCTCTGAGGGGGATCAAG GATGATGAACACATCGTCTTAGAGCCAGGAGAcctgtttcctcctttttctccacccccttccccccgGGGAGAAGTAAAGAAAGGGCCACAGAACCCCCAGCAGCACCGGTTGTTCCGCGTCCTCGAGACCCCAGTGATTGACAATATCAG ATGGTGCCTGGACATGGCCCTGTCCCGCCCAGTCACTGCCCTGGACAACGAGAGGTTCACGGTGCAGTCGGTGATGTTGCACTACGCCGTGCCTGTGGTCCTG GCTGGCTTCCTTATCACCAATGCCCTGCGCTTCATGCTGAATGCCCCTGGCGTCACATCCTGGCAGTACACCCTCCTCCAGCTACAG GTGAATGGCGTCCTGCCCATCCTTCCCCTGCTCTTTCCAGTCCTCTGGGTTCTGGCAACCGCCTGTGGAGAAGCTCGAGTCCTGGCCCAGATGAGCAAGGCCTCTCCCAGCTCCCTG CTGGCCAAGTTCTCAGAGGATACTCTCAGCAGCTATACAGAAGCCGTCTCCTCTCAG GAAATGCTACGATGCATTTGGGGCCACTTCCTGCGGGTGATCCAAGGGACATCACCGACTCTGAGCCATAGCTCCAGCCTGCTGCACAGCTTGGGCTCCGTCACG GTCCTGTGCTGTGTGGACAAACAGGGGATCCTGTCATGGCCCAACCCCAGCCCAGAGACTGTGCTGTTCTTTAGTGGGAAAGTGGAGCCCCCACACAGCAGCCATGAGGACCTAACAGATGACCTGTCCACCCGCTCCTTCTGCCATCCCGAG GAACGTGGCGACTGGCCTGGTGACGGTCCCAAGCCCCCTGAATTCTACTCTCACCACAAAGCACATGGCCGCAACAAACACCCATCTGGCTCCAATGTGAGCTTCAGCAGGGACACGGAGGGCGGTGAAGAAGAGCCTGGCAAG CCTGGGCTGGAGGGCGAGCCCTATGAAGCAGAAGACTTTGTGTGTGACTACCACTTGGAGATGCTGAGCCTGTCACAGGACCAGCAGAACCCCTCCTGCATCCAGTTCGATGACTCCAACTGGCAGCTCCACCTCACCTCCCTGAAGCCCCTGGGTCTCAACGTGCTGCTGAACCTGTGTAACGCCAGCGTCACTGAGCGTCTGTGCCGGTTCTCGGACCATCTGTGCAACATCGCCCTACAGGAGAGCCACAGCGCCGTCCTGCCTGTGCATGTGCCCTGGGGCCTCTGCGAGCTCGCCCGACTCATAG GCTTCACCCCCGGGGCCAAGGAGCTCTTCAAGCAGGAGAACCACCTTGCACTCTACCGCCTCCCCAGTGCTGAGATGGTGAAGGAGACCTCACTGGGGAGGCTCTCCTGTGTCACCAAGCGGCGTCCCCCCCTCAGCCATATGATTAGTCTCTTCATCAAGGACACCACCACGA gcacagAACAGATGCTGTCTCATGGCACAGCCGACGTGGTCTTAGAGGCCTGTACAGACTTCTGGGATGGGGCGGACATCTATCCGCTTTCCGGTTCTGACAG AAAGAAAGTGCTGGATTTTTACCAGCGAGCCTGCCTGTCTGGTTACTGCTCTGCCTTCGCCTATAAGCCCATGAGCTGTGCCCTGTCCTCTCAGCTCAATGGCAAGTGCATCGAGCTGGTGCAGGCGCCTGGCCAGAGCAGCATCTTCACCATGTGTGAGCTGCCCAGCACCATCCCCCTCAAGCTGAGCACGCGCCGCAACAGCTGGAGCTCTGACG AAGGGATCGGGGAGGTGCTGGAGAAGGAAGACTGCATGCAGGCCCTGAGTGGCCAGATCTTCATGGGCATGGTGTCCTCTCAGTACCAGGCCCGGCTGGACATTGTGCGCCTCATCGACGGGCTGGTCAATGCCTGCATCCGCTTTGTCTACTTCTCTTTGGAGGACGAGCTCAAAAGCAAG GTGTTTGCAGAAAAGATGGGCCTGGAGACAGGCTGGAACTGTCACATCTCCCTCACGCCCAATGGTGACATGCCTGGCTCTGAGATCCCCCCTTCCAGCCCTAGCCATgccggctccctgcatgatgaCCTGAATCAGGGTAATGGCACAG TGTCCCGAGATGATGCGGAAGGACTCCTCTTAATGGAGGAGGAGGGTCACTCAGACCTCATTAGCTTCCAGCCTACGGACAGCGACCTCCCCAGCTTCCTGGAGGACTGCAACCGG GCCAAGCTGCCACGCGGCATCCACCAGGTGCGCCCCCACCTGCAGAACATTGACAACGTGCCCCTGCTAGTACCCCTGTTCACCGACTGTACCCCTGAGA CCATGTGTGAGATGATCAAGATCATGCAGGAATATGGGGAGGTGACCTGCTGCCTGGGCAGCTCTGCCAACCTGAGGAACAGTTGCCTTTTCCTCCAGAGTGACATCAG CATTGCCCTGGATCCTCTGTACCCATCCCGCTGCTCCTGGGAGACCTTTGGCTACGCCACCAGCACCAGCATGGCCCAGGCCTCGGATGGCCTTTCTCCCCTCCAGCTCTCAGGGCAGCTCAACAGCCTGCCCTGCTCCCTGACCTTTCGCCAGGAGGAGACCATAAGCATCATCCGGCTCATTGAGCAG GCTCGGCACGCCACCTACGGCATTCGCAAGtgcttcctcttcctgctgcAGTGCCAGCTGACTCTCGTGGTCATCCAG TTCCTCTCTTGCCTGGTTCAGCTGCCACCGCTGCTGAGCACCACCGACATCCTGTGGCTGTCCTGCTTTTGCTACCCTCTGCTCAG CATCTCTCTGTTGGGGAAGCCGCCCCACAGTTCCATCATGTCTATGGCCACAGGAAAGAACCTTCAGTCCATTCCTAAGAAG ACCCAGCACtacttcctcctctgcttcttgCTCAAATTCAGCCTCACCATCAGCTCGTGCCTCATCTGCTTTGGCTTCACGCTGCAGAGCTTCTGTGACAGCTCCCGAGCCCGCAACCTCACCAACTGCTCCTCCATCATGCTGCCCAG CCATGCTGACACAGCTCCGGCCTGGTTTGATGATTTTGCCAATGGGCTGCTGACGGCTCAGAAGCTCACGGCCGCCCTGATCGTCCTGCACACAG TCTTCATTTCTATCACCCATGTGCATCGCACCAAGCCCCTGTGGAGAAAGAGCCCCTTGACAAACCTCTGGTGGGCCATGACGGTGCCTGTGGT cctcctgggGCAGGTGGTCCAGACAGCAGTGGACTTGCAGCTGTGGACGCACAGGGACAGCCAAGTCCACTTTGGCCTGGAGGACGTGCCTCTGCTGACGTGGCTCCTGGGCTGCCTCTCCTTGGTCCTTGTGGTGGTCACCAATGAGATCGTGAAGCTGCATGAGATTCG GGTCCGGGTTCGCTACCAGAAGCGGCAGAAACTGCAGTTTGAAACCAAGCTGGGCATGAACTCCCCCTTCTGA